The Pelagicoccus enzymogenes region GATCCGCTTTCTTGGAAAATTCCGGAGTGTGCAACAAGGGGCATAGCTTCAGGTCAGCAACCGCTTCGACAGCGGCGTTCGGCCCGTCGCCCGCTCCTAGGCCAAACAGCGTCTTGCCTGCCTTCTTGGCCAGCATCTGGCGCAATTGGGCAAAGTCGACGTTGATCATGCCCGTCTTGTTCATCATGCACCAGATTGAACGAATCGCCTTCTCGATCCACGCGTCGGCCTTGGCAAAAGCGTCGAGCAAGGAAGCGTCCGGATCGGACTCCTGGATCAATAAGTCGTTAGGCAACGGCACCACCGCGTTGCAAGTGTCGCGCAGGCGCTTCAAACCTTCTTGGGCCACCTTGGCACGAGCCGCTCGCTCGATAGTGAACGGCAGGGCCACGAATGCGATCACGATTGCTCCGCTCCGCAACGCTTGCTCGGCAATCACTGGGGCCGCCCCCGTTCCGGTACCGCCTCCCAGACCTGCAGCGATAAAAAGCAAGTCCACATCGCTCACCATCTCGTCGATCGCGTCCAGGTGCTTCAATGCCGCTTCGCGACCGACCTCCGCATCGCCCCCCGTCCCCAAACCTCCCGTAACGGATTTTCCGATACAGAGCTTGTTGACGATCGGCGACCCAGCGAGGGCCTGCTGGTCCGTATTGACCGCAACCAACTCTACGCCCGTGACTTGGGAGAGCATCAAGCGATCCACGATGTTCGAGCCTGCCCCGCCCACACCGATCACTTTCATGCGGATTTCGGGTGAGTCGCTTTGCTCGTCGTCGATTGGATCGCTCATAGTTCTGGGGTGTGTATTTGAAAGCTAAGCCTTCTGAAAGAGGCTCTTCAGACGGCCGAATATGCTGCTCTGGCGGTGTTTCGCGTAGCTCTTCTCGCTCTGGTACTGCAAGCCGTAGTGCAAGAGTCCGAGCGCCGTGCTGTATTGGGAATCCTTCAATTCGCCCGACGCCATCGCCGCGTTGTCTCCCACGTGCGCTTGGATTCCGAATACGTTCTCCGCGCACTGGTCAATGTTGGCCAGCTTGCTGGTTCCGCCTGAAATGATGACGCCCGAGGAGATCCGCTCCGGTACGAATTGCGCCCCGAGCTTCTTGCGCACGACCTCGAAGATTTCGCTGACTCGCAGCTCGATAATCTTTTCGATGCTCCAGAGCGGAATAGGACGATCGCCGATCTCGAAGTCGTTGTTGAGCCATACCTTTTCGGTCTTGTCCTTGTGCTCCACGATCGCAGATCCGTAGCGAAGCTTGAGGCTCTCCGCCTGCTTCAGTCGCATGCGTAGACCGATGCTCAAGTCGTTGGAGATATGGTCGCCGCCGATCGGCAAACAGCCCGCCTTGATGCAGCGGCCATCGAGAAACAATGCGTAGTCGGTAGTGCCGCGACCAAGGTCGATCACCAGCACCCCGCTCTTCTTTTGGTCCGCGGTAGCCACCGCCGCGCTGCTGGCCAATCCCGCCAGCACGATGTCGTCCACATGCAAGTTGAAGCCGTTGATGATGTGAATCGCATCCCCGATCTTACGGGAATCTCCATGCATCGTCCAGTAGCCGACCTCCAAACGCTCTCCTTCCATGCCCACCGGCGACTCCACGCTCCTACCGTCGAGCCGGTACGGACGCCGCAAATGGTGGATAGTGGTGCGGTTCTCCGGCAGTTCCCTGCCTTGGGCCAAGGAGCAGGCCTGCTCCACGTCTTCCTGCTGCACCCGGCCATCGGGATCGGTAATGTTGACGGAGGCTTCGCTCGGGAAGCCTTCGATGTGCCCCCCCGTTTGAGCCAGGTAAACGCCATCGATAGAAACGCCTGCCTGGCTTTCCGCAGCGAGGATCGCCGCATGCACACAGTCGCTCGCAAGGTGGTAGTCGACGATTTCACCCTTGAGCAGCCCTTTGGAAGACGACTGACCGAGGCCGATCACATTTAGCTTCCTGCCCTCGTGGATCTCTCCAAGAAGCACAGTCACTTTGCTCGTCCCAATATCTACTCCTGCGATTACTTTAGTCTTATACACCTTGCTTTGACCGTAGGGCTGACTGTTTTTCGAATTATTTCAACCCGATACTGCCACGCCTCGGAGTCCTCAAAGAAATCTTACCGGCACCTGATCTTCCAAGGTCAGGTCGACGCTCTCGATTTCCCCTCTGCGGTTGCTCCGGCAATCATCCAAAATGTAGTCCAAGCGGCCGAGCTGGTTGCGAAAGTCCGCGTAGCGATCGAAGACCACTTGCTTGGCTCCGCGGCCCTTAGTGATGAGCCGGTCGTCACGCTCCAAGGAAACCACTCGCCAAGCCGCGTAGATGTGCGGGGCGATGGCCTGGGCCTCGGACAGGAGCTCCGCCAAGGGAGTGATGTTCTCGATGCGAGAATAACCGTACTCCTCCTTCGAAAGAGCGACTCCATCCAAGAAAGGCAAAGTACGGGCAATCTTCGGATCCATGCGATCCGCCTCGAAAACAACGCCTTGCTCGTCTACGAAAAGCTTGAGGGTTTCCCCATTGGCCCGCTGAGCCAGAATGCGTACGATCGGCTTACGCTCGACGATGGCCACTTCCAAAGCGTCCGGAAAACGGCGGGAAACCACAGCGCTTTCCACCTGCCCGATCGCTTCCAAACGGGCCTTCATCTCGTCAAGGTCCACGCTCAGCAGATTGGCGTCCACCGGCACGTCCAAGGTACCCAGGATGTAGTCGCGCTCCAGGTTTCCATCCGACTCGACCTCGATCACTCGGATCGGCATCGACTCGCCAGCCTTGGTCAAAAGCTCGGGTCCTCCCTCCAAACGCGGCAGGAAATGTAGCGCTCCGGCAAATACGGCCACGAACAGCAGGGCCGCTCCCGTGACCTTCAAACGTCCCATCCAGATACGACGCTCCGAAGCCGAGCTCATAGCCTTTGGCTTAACGCTTTGGTCGATGTCTTTCCACGTATTTGATTTACGCTTACGACGACTGGAGGAAGTGGGAGTTCGGGCAGCCATTTTTAGCTAGAAGAATTGCCGTCTCTATACCTTAACAAGGCCGGTTCTACAAGCTTTTGCAGTAGTTCGTCGAAATTGTATCCAAAAAGTGCCGCAGACATGGGCAAAAGACTGGTTTCCTTGAGTCCCGGAAGGGTGTTTATCTCCAAAAAATAAGGATTTCCTCCCGTATCCACCATGCAATCGATGCGGGCATAGTCCCGACAACCGCAGGCTTCAAAGGCATGTGTAGCCAGTTTTCGGATGCGCTCGCTCAAATCCGCGCTGATTTCTGCCGGAGCGATGTATTCAGTCATTCCCTTCGTGTACTTGCTTTCGTAGTCGAAACGACCGTTAAGAGGACGAATTTCGACCACTCCCAAAGCCTCGCCTTGCACGATCCCAACCGTAACTTCCTTGCCGGCAATGCGCGGCTCGACCAGCCAGCGACCTTCGCGGCATTTCTCAAGGCAGTCCGTGATTTCAGTTTCCCCTTCCGCGAACTGCAGTCCCACGCTGCTGCCTTCCGCCACTGGCTTCAGCACGACCGAAGGTCCCAACACCGAAACGATAGTGGAAGCCAAAGGAAGCTCCCCGTTCTCAAATACGATTTCCGCTGGTACCGGCACGCCAGCCTCCGCCAGCTTAGCCTTGGTCGCGACCTTGTCGAAAGTCAGGGCGCTGGACGCCGCGTCGCAGCCAGCGTAGTAGACCCCCGCTTCGTCCATCAACGCCTGGGCCGTACCGTCCTCGCCGAACGAACCGTGCAATGTCGAAAAAACGACATGCCGGCGGGGATCCAAGCCCCCCGGCAACTCCGCGTAGGACTGCAAGTCGAAGACGTCGACCTCGAAAAATTTCGACAAAGCCGCCGCCGCCGCCTTTCCGGAGCCGAGCGAAACCTCTCGCTCCGCTGAAGTTCCACCGAGCAGTACCGCTATCCTTGGTTCTTTCATTTCAATGCCTCCTCCCAGCTCGACCCAAAGAGCAAGACCTCCGGATGCAGGTCCACGCCTTTGCGCTCGCGAGCCACTTTGCGGGCAAACTTGACCAGCTCGATCACATCCGAGCTGCTCGCCCCCCCGCGGTTAATAATAAAGTTTCCGTGCACAGGGCTGATCTCCGCCCCGCCAACGACCGCGCCCTTGAGCCCGAGCTCGTCGATCAATCGCCCCGCCGAATCTCCGTCTGGATTCTTGAAAATGCATCCCGCGCTCGGCTCCCGCGGCTGCGACTCCTTGCGCTTGTTCTGGTACGTGTCGATCGTTCGCCGGATTTCGGACTGGACGCCGCCGCACCTTTTCGAAACGAAAACCGCATCGATAGCGATCGCCGTCTCCAGTTCCCGACAAAAGCGGTATCCAAATTCCAAATCCCCCTTCTGCGCTTCCAGGATCTGGCCGGCGAGGGTGACATAGCGAACGGATTCCACCACGTCGAAAACCCAACCGCCCATCGCGCCCGCATTCATTCGCAATACGCCGCCAAGGCTCCCGGGAATCCCTTCCAAAAATTCAAAGCCCTCCAGACCTTCCTTAGCCGCTTGACCGCAAAGCGCCTTGATCCTCATGCCGGCTCCCAATCGAGCACGCCCTTCCCCCAACAACTCGAATCGACTCCAGTAAGGGTGGCTCAAACGTATTACCAATCCCGATACGCCATCGTCGGAAACCACTAGGTTGGAGCCTCGTCCTAGCGGACGAACTTCAATTCCTGCCGTATGGCAAGCCTTCAAAACCGCAAGCAGCTGAGCAAGCGACTCCGGCTCGAAGTAGCGCTCCGCCCTCCCGCCTACCCGCATGGTCGTCTTGTTCGCCAGAGGCTCGTCGGCCCTTATCGCGGTCGAGAAACTGGAAACGGTCGCCAGCGCGCGATTCACTTTTCCCCAACGGGGGTCCAGCGAAGCAAGCTCCTCGCTGAGGCGCTTGGCGACACGATCTCCCCTGCCCGCTCCCAAGAATACGATGCGCAGCGGACCTTGCTTCGCCCTCGCCGCCAAAGTCATAACCGGATCCACAACCTCGGAGATGAAGATCACTCGATTGTTGAGGC contains the following coding sequences:
- a CDS encoding D-alanine--D-alanine ligase family protein, coding for MKEPRIAVLLGGTSAEREVSLGSGKAAAAALSKFFEVDVFDLQSYAELPGGLDPRRHVVFSTLHGSFGEDGTAQALMDEAGVYYAGCDAASSALTFDKVATKAKLAEAGVPVPAEIVFENGELPLASTIVSVLGPSVVLKPVAEGSSVGLQFAEGETEITDCLEKCREGRWLVEPRIAGKEVTVGIVQGEALGVVEIRPLNGRFDYESKYTKGMTEYIAPAEISADLSERIRKLATHAFEACGCRDYARIDCMVDTGGNPYFLEINTLPGLKETSLLPMSAALFGYNFDELLQKLVEPALLRYRDGNSSS
- the ftsA gene encoding cell division protein FtsA, whose protein sequence is MYKTKVIAGVDIGTSKVTVLLGEIHEGRKLNVIGLGQSSSKGLLKGEIVDYHLASDCVHAAILAAESQAGVSIDGVYLAQTGGHIEGFPSEASVNITDPDGRVQQEDVEQACSLAQGRELPENRTTIHHLRRPYRLDGRSVESPVGMEGERLEVGYWTMHGDSRKIGDAIHIINGFNLHVDDIVLAGLASSAAVATADQKKSGVLVIDLGRGTTDYALFLDGRCIKAGCLPIGGDHISNDLSIGLRMRLKQAESLKLRYGSAIVEHKDKTEKVWLNNDFEIGDRPIPLWSIEKIIELRVSEIFEVVRKKLGAQFVPERISSGVIISGGTSKLANIDQCAENVFGIQAHVGDNAAMASGELKDSQYSTALGLLHYGLQYQSEKSYAKHRQSSIFGRLKSLFQKA
- a CDS encoding cell division protein FtsQ/DivIB encodes the protein MAARTPTSSSRRKRKSNTWKDIDQSVKPKAMSSASERRIWMGRLKVTGAALLFVAVFAGALHFLPRLEGGPELLTKAGESMPIRVIEVESDGNLERDYILGTLDVPVDANLLSVDLDEMKARLEAIGQVESAVVSRRFPDALEVAIVERKPIVRILAQRANGETLKLFVDEQGVVFEADRMDPKIARTLPFLDGVALSKEEYGYSRIENITPLAELLSEAQAIAPHIYAAWRVVSLERDDRLITKGRGAKQVVFDRYADFRNQLGRLDYILDDCRSNRRGEIESVDLTLEDQVPVRFL
- a CDS encoding cell division protein FtsZ, whose product is MSDPIDDEQSDSPEIRMKVIGVGGAGSNIVDRLMLSQVTGVELVAVNTDQQALAGSPIVNKLCIGKSVTGGLGTGGDAEVGREAALKHLDAIDEMVSDVDLLFIAAGLGGGTGTGAAPVIAEQALRSGAIVIAFVALPFTIERAARAKVAQEGLKRLRDTCNAVVPLPNDLLIQESDPDASLLDAFAKADAWIEKAIRSIWCMMNKTGMINVDFAQLRQMLAKKAGKTLFGLGAGDGPNAAVEAVADLKLCPLLHTPEFSKKADQLLVNIVGGTRIGMADTQMIMEAVSEEFGADANVTMGAVVDEDLGDSVEICILGTSEVSSVPFTKVVKPRAASSKAVKDEPAVEKTETAPRSKAASSRPATHKSNKSAAQEEFSFSEGDPKGEFENSDGTLFEGQDLDSPTYLRRGVKIVL